The proteins below come from a single Balaenoptera musculus isolate JJ_BM4_2016_0621 chromosome 1, mBalMus1.pri.v3, whole genome shotgun sequence genomic window:
- the SLC9C2 gene encoding sodium/hydrogen exchanger 11 isoform X2: protein MESEGPPESESSEKSIFFSQQEEEEEDDNEGREESKEAEETATINPLLPPALTGDVEGLQKIFEDPENPHHEQAMQLLLEEDIVGRNLLYAACMAGQSDVIRALAKYGVNLNEKTTRGYTLLHCAAAWGRLETLKALVELDVDIESLNFQEERARDVAARYSQTECVEFLDWADARLTLKKYIAKVSAIVTDTAKGPGKLFKEDKNTILNACRIKNEWLETHLEASINELFEQKQQLEDIVTPIFTKMATPRQVKSAKSVF from the exons ATGGAGTCAGAAGGACCCCCAGAGTCAGAGAGttcagaaaaatcaatatttttctcacagcaagaagaagaggaagaagatgataatgaaggaagagaagaatcCAAAGAAGCAGAGGAAACTGCCACCATTAATCCCCTCTTACCACCTGCTCTCACAGGGGATGTAGAAGGTTTGCAGAAGATTTTTGAGGATCCTGAGAACCCTCACCATGAACAGGCCATGCAGCTACTCTTGGAAGAAGACATCGTTGGGAGAAATTTGTTGTATGCAGCTTGCATGGCTGGGCAAAGTGATGTGATTAGAGCTTTAGCCAAATATGGTGTGAATCTGAATGAAAAAACCACTAGag GTTACACGCTCCTACACTGTGCTGCAGCCTGGGGTCGTTTGGAAACTTTGAAAGCACTGGTGGAATTGGATGTTGATATAGAATCTCTGAACTTCCAGGAAGAGCGAGCTCGAGATGTTGCTGCTCGGTATTCCCAGACTGAGTGTGTTGAGTTCCTGGACTGGGCAG ATGCAAGGCTGACGctgaaaaaatatattgcaaaGGTCTCTGCAATTGTTACAGATACAGCAAAGGGACCAGGGAAGCTTTTTAAGGAAGACAAG AATACCATCCTCAATGCATGCCGTATAAAAAATGAATGGCTGGAAACCCATTTAGAAGCTTCCATTAATGAGCTTTTTGAGCAGAAACAGCAATTGGAGGATATTGTGACTCCTATCTTCACAAAAATGGCTACACCAC
- the TEX50 gene encoding testis-expressed protein 50 codes for MPSQGLSLIFPLLFICFFRESFCICDGTTWTKVGWEIFPEETHYLKVKPSPSHCLPYPLDKLCCNFASMDIFQSCLHLIYILVQALFLILSVLSAHYLWVKWKKHQKKLKKQASLDTAGNDLESQSINDADQILCRLVATTSMITKYLNQVSHHPPAKKVKRQKLKGKRVKEKEPEDTRHIHMQI; via the exons ATGCCTTCTCAAGGACTATCCCTGATTTTTCCTCTGTTGTTTATCTGCTTCTTCAGGGAGAGCTTCTGCATTTGTGATGGTACTACCTGGACAAAGGTTGGATGGGAGATTTTTCCAGAAGAAACGCATTATTTGAAAGTTAAGCCTTCTCCATCTCACTGTCTACCTTACCCTCTGGACAAACTATGCTGCAATTTTGCTAGTATGGATATCTTTCAGAGTTGTTTacatcttatttatattttagtacaAGCTCTCTTTTTAATCCTGTCTGTTTTATCTGCTCATTACCTGTGGGTGAAATGGAAGAAACACCAAAAAAAG ctgAAGAAACAAGCCTCCTTAGATACAGCTGGTAATGATCTAGAAAGCCAGTCCATCAATGACGCTGACCAAATACTCTGCAGACTGGTGGCCACAACATCAATGATCACCAAGTACCTGAATCAGGTGTCCCATCATCCTCCAGCTAAGAAAGTCAAGCGCCAAAAACTAAAGGGGAAGAGAGTGAAGGAAAAGGAGCCAGAGGATACAAGACATATCCATATGCAAATATAG